The Rhodospirillales bacterium genome window below encodes:
- a CDS encoding IS5 family transposase — MPFKANADRRHHIAKQRRRVTNGAEYDAALRRRGSLTVWFTDAAIAAWRAAPRVTPGGQPHYSPLAITTGLTLRAVFRLALRQTEGLIGSILRLLGLDLAVPDHSTMSRRAGALAVPPRPRSATGPLHLLVDSTGLKLCGAGEWLIEKHGTKKRRSWRKLHIGVDVDTGQIVAAEVTTNDVDDGSRVGPLLDQVADPVASFTGDGAYDRDDVYGVVAGRHPGAAVVAPPRSTAVPSATAETAPTQRDRHLRMIAERGRMGWQKAAGYNRRALVEAAISRYKRVIGDALRFRTVSRQATEVAIAVNVLNRMLECGRPKSVRIA; from the coding sequence GTGCCGTTCAAAGCCAATGCCGATCGCCGTCACCACATTGCGAAGCAGCGGCGCCGAGTGACGAATGGGGCGGAATACGATGCCGCCCTGCGCCGGCGCGGGAGCCTCACGGTCTGGTTCACCGATGCGGCGATCGCGGCATGGCGCGCCGCGCCGCGCGTCACGCCCGGCGGGCAGCCGCACTACTCGCCGCTGGCGATCACGACGGGGCTGACGCTGCGTGCCGTGTTCCGGCTGGCGTTGCGTCAGACCGAAGGGCTGATCGGCTCGATCCTTCGTTTGCTCGGTCTCGATCTCGCCGTTCCGGACCATTCGACCATGAGCCGGCGGGCCGGGGCACTGGCGGTGCCGCCGCGGCCGCGGTCGGCAACCGGGCCGCTGCATTTGCTGGTGGACAGCACGGGTCTGAAGCTGTGCGGGGCCGGCGAGTGGCTGATCGAGAAGCACGGCACGAAGAAGCGCCGGTCCTGGCGGAAGCTGCACATCGGCGTGGATGTCGACACCGGCCAGATCGTCGCGGCGGAGGTGACGACCAACGACGTCGACGACGGCTCGCGGGTCGGCCCGCTGCTCGACCAGGTGGCGGACCCGGTCGCTTCGTTCACCGGCGATGGGGCGTACGATCGCGACGACGTCTACGGTGTCGTCGCCGGGCGCCATCCCGGGGCTGCGGTCGTCGCACCACCGCGTTCGACCGCGGTGCCGAGCGCGACGGCCGAGACCGCGCCGACGCAACGCGACCGGCATCTCCGGATGATCGCCGAGCGCGGGCGCATGGGCTGGCAGAAGGCCGCCGGATACAATCGTCGCGCGTTGGTGGAGGCGGCGATCAGCCGTTACAAACGGGTGATCGGCGACGCCCTACGGTTCCGCACCGTGTCGCGGCAGGCAACCGAGGTGGCCATCGCCGTCAATGTCCTGAACCGCATGCTCGAGTGCGGACGCCCGAAGTCCGTCCGCATCGCGTAA